The sequence AAATCGAATTTGCCCCTAAGCACTTCAAGGGCCCCGAAGGAATAGAGCACTATTTCTGAAAGCGGGGCATAAAGAGGGTGTTCGATATTGACCTTCACCAACCTAAGATTCCCAGTCGCCCTCACCAAAACGATTCCTGCATCTTGCAATCGACGAACATCTCTCAACGCGGTCGGAAGTGACGTGCCAACTCTTTTAGCTAGGTCACTTACGCTGAGCTCACGCCAAGGATGGGCAAACAACGCTTGAAGGCAATATCAGGGATTATTTGTATCTCACTGGTGATACGTTTATTCCATGAAATCAGTCTCTGCCATTAAAGCACTGTCGGAAGTCACCGCCTGGCAGTGGGGGTTGGTGACCGTTTCGCAAGCTCAGATTCTCGGGGTTTCAAGACTCAACCTTTCGAGGCTAAGCGCAGCTGGACTTCTAAAAAGAATCCGGCAGGGCGTCTACTTGGATTGCTCGGCTCCGGATTCATGGCTCACTCCCCTCAGGGCCCAATGGCTCAGCTTCAAGCCAGACACTTTGGCATTTCAAAGGCTAGAGGCAATCCACACAGAATTAGTAGTCGGGTCCAGAAGCGCATGTTGGGTTTGGGGGGTTGGGGATTTTGATGAGCGTCCCTACACTTTTTATTCAACCAGCCGGGTCAAGCGCGACATCGATGGCGTCAAAACAATCACGATGAAGCTTGAACCGATGGACATCACAATCGTTGAGGGACTCCCGGTCACAACCCAGACCCGCACAATCATCGATCTAATGCGCGAGGGTTTTGACCTCGGTGGGGTGGGCCAGGTGATCAACGAATTTGGCTACGAACATATCAACTTCGAGCGCCTGAGAACCAACGCTCAGAGCCTGAAGATGCACTACGGTCTCAAAAAAAAGGGATTTATAGATCAAATTGAGGACTTCCAGGCACAAGCGAGAACTGTTCGATTGCAGAGTCTCGGTCTTATAGACATCAACTAGGATCTGGGGCCACTGGGCGGAACTCGCATGCCTGTGGAAAACCAAACACTGAATTCTCAATTCATAGCTAAATTTCAAAATGCATGATTTGAGAAGGATTTATTTATGGCATCCAACTACTCGACCCCGGCCGCCCTCAAGCAATCCTTCGATGCCAGGCTTAGAAACTCAAACATAACGGCCAGCCAACTTGTTGGAGCCTGGCATTTATTGACTCTGGACCGGTTTTTATGTCGAATATTCTTCGAACCTGAGTCTCCCTATCTACTCAAGGGTGGCTTTGGGATGCTTGCTCGCACAGCAAACGCGCGCTTCACTAAGGACCTAGACCTAAGTTTGAAAATTTCTGACTTCGAAAAAGTGATCTCTGAGATCACAGAGCTCGCTAGGAGGGACTTGAGGGATTATTTTCGCTTTGAATATAGGTCTCACAGCTCCCTTGCCGC is a genomic window of Candidatus Aquiluna sp. UB-MaderosW2red containing:
- a CDS encoding type IV toxin-antitoxin system AbiEi family antitoxin domain-containing protein, which encodes MKSVSAIKALSEVTAWQWGLVTVSQAQILGVSRLNLSRLSAAGLLKRIRQGVYLDCSAPDSWLTPLRAQWLSFKPDTLAFQRLEAIHTELVVGSRSACWVWGVGDFDERPYTFYSTSRVKRDIDGVKTITMKLEPMDITIVEGLPVTTQTRTIIDLMREGFDLGGVGQVINEFGYEHINFERLRTNAQSLKMHYGLKKKGFIDQIEDFQAQARTVRLQSLGLIDIN